A single region of the Metarhizium brunneum chromosome 6, complete sequence genome encodes:
- the MON1 gene encoding Vacuolar fusion protein MON1: MGRETKPPTEEEEQPPPLPPRKAVATTAESRGLQAQPTTALTSVDIQTLSFPDGTRGTFSTPGNRSVSTPVGSGYDSPGYKASLSGGEGPDDAASMMSFAPTMRPAGDIASLMVSDFHKRTPAWNLLQAQSATVQPFQRHLSGAQDGLAGFEDEFQPIPSQEDENVKDEERVLMWKSKLKHYMILSSAGKPIWSRHGDLDLINSSIGVIQTIISFYEGAKNPLQGFTAGSTRFVVLTQGPLHLVAISKLGESDAQLRSQLEALYMQILSTLTLPTLKNIFVNRPSSDLRKPLQGTESLLSSLADTFTLGSASTLLGSLECLKLRKSERHAINNTFLKLRTDKLLYGLIVAGGKLVSVVRPRRHSLHPSDLRLIFNMLFESDGIKGGGGENWIPICLPAFNNKGYLYMYVSFFEDSPEVQPPGSPTNVQTPSEEIAMILISADKESFFSLKQMRDDVAQALAKSGSLATIRKAARAGRPAVSQVAPGSQVSHFLYKSRANVQFCMSSLQPLFAHVVERRRLLSLYHELHASVHAKHAHLKVLHCSSEEATCLAWITPVFEFYCIGGPNLSRAAMTQGANKIIQWAKKEEQRIFIIGGGVF; this comes from the coding sequence ATGGGCAGAGAGACTAAACCTCCcaccgaagaggaggagcagcCTCCCCCGTTACCCCCTCGCAAAGCTGTAGCTACCACTGCGGAATCGAGAGGCTTGCAGGCCCAGCCTACCACGGCGTTGACGTCTGTGGACATCCAGACGCTTTCCTTTCCGGACGGAACCCGGGGAACATTCTCAACGCCCGGGAACAGGTCAGTTTCCACCCCCGTGGGCAGTGGTTATGATTCACCAGGATACAAAGCCAGCCTATCTGGTGGGGAAGGGCCTGATGACGCTGCAAGCATGATGAGCTTTGCGCCGACCATGCGGCCAGCTGGGGACATTGCAAGCTTAATGGTTTCCGACTTTCACAAGCGCACTCCAGCGTGGaatttgctccaagcccagtCTGCTACAGTCCAGCCATTCCAACGACATCTTTCAGGGGCTCAGGATGGACTTGCCGGTTTCGAGGATGAATTCCAGCCCATTCCATCCCAAGAGGACGAGAATGTCAAAGACGAAGAGCGAGTATTAATGTGGAAGTCAAAACTTAAGCATTACATGATCCTGTCATCTGCCGGAAAACCCATTTGGAGCCGTCACGGAGACCTCGACCTCATCAACTCGTCCATCGGAGTTATTCAGACAATCATATCATTCTACGAAGGAGCCAAGAACCCTTTGCAAGGCTTCACAGCGGGCAGCACCAGATTCGTGGTATTAACCCAAGGCCCTCTTCATCTCGTGGCTATAAGCAAGCTCGGCGAGAGTGATGCGCAACTTCGGTCCCAGCTCGAGGCGTTATACATGCAGATTCTGTCAACGCTGACACTACCCACGCTAAAGAATATATTCGTCAACCGACCATCGTCCGACTTGCGCAAACCACTCCAAGGCACAGAGTCCTTACTATCCTCCTTGGCAGACACATTCACCCTTGGCTCTGCATCGACCCTCCTAGGCTCATTAGAGTGTTTGAAGCTGCGCAAGTCTGAGCGCCACGCCATCAACAATACTTTTTTGAAGCTACGAACCGATAAGCTGCTCTACGGGCTCATCGTCGCTGGCGGGAAACTCGTGAGTGTCgtgcggccgcggcggcattCTCTCCACCCCAGTGACCTGCGGCTCATCTTCAACATGCTCTTCGAATCAGACGGCAtcaagggcggcggcggcgagaacTGGATTCCCATCTGTCTACCTGCATTCAACAACAAGGGCTATTTGTACATGTACGTCAGCTTCTTCGAAGACTCGCCGGAAGTGCAACCGCCAGGCAGTCCAACAAATGTGCAGACGCCCAGCGAAGAGATAGCCATGATCCTCATAAGCGCAGACAAGGAGAGTTTCTTCAGCCTCAAGCAAATGCGCGATGACGTTGCGCAGGCCTTGGCGAAAAGCGGCAGCCTAGCCACCATTCGCAAGGCAGCGCGCGCCGGCCGACCTGCCGTGTCGCAAGTTGCGCCCGGAAGCCAAGTCAGCCACTTCCTGTACAAATCTCGGGCAAACGTGCAGTTTTGCATGTCGTCGCTACAACCCTTGTTCGCCCATGTCGTCGAGAGACGAAGGCTACTGTCGCTATACCACGAGCTACATGCCTCTGTGCACGCTAAACACGCGCATCTTAAGGTTCTGCACTGCTCGAGCGAGGAGGCGACTTGTCTGGCGTGGATCACGCCCGTCTTTGAATTTTATTGCATCGGGGGACCAAACTTGTCTCGCGCGGCCATGACTCAGGGCGCGAACAAGATTATTCAGTGggccaagaaggaagagcAGAGGATATTCATCATTGGCGGAGGCGTATTCTAG